From a region of the Corvus moneduloides isolate bCorMon1 chromosome 27, bCorMon1.pri, whole genome shotgun sequence genome:
- the LOC116435678 gene encoding serine/threonine-protein kinase pim-1-like isoform X3, whose amino-acid sequence MPGRAMRPARPRPRAGLRPPRPRASRRGLASARLLPYWRWRCWAGISACLLGSIASLWPRLARLRPRPRPRPRRRPRRRPRLLPGPAEDTDGAAAPAASAAPSPVRALPLGSAAPAPEPPVSPSKEATSGDTRPGAVEEQPGAVSGPGPSADSRVSPAGKAQQGLTERYRVAIKRVPRNRIRHWGELPDGTSAPLEVVLLDKVSTGFPGVVQLLEWLELPNNVVLVMERPEHSEDLLHFIRAQGFLSEEVARELFRQVLEAVRHCTSCGVLHRDLKPENILVDLATGQAKLIDFGCGTHLQDTAYTRFAGTPSYSPLEWNRFGWYYGEAATVWSLGIVLHQMVCGQHPFPKGRNISWGQLSLPQRLSQDCKELIRWCLSLHSLDRPSLEDLSCDPWLQHIHHP is encoded by the exons ATGCCAGGCCGGGCCATgcgcccggcccgcccccggccccgggcggggctgcgccctccccgcccccgggcGTCCCGCCGCGGTCTCGCCTCCGCCCGGCTCTTGCCCTACTGGCGGTGGCGCTGCTGGGCGGGCATCAGTGCCTGCCTCTTGGGCAGCATTGCCAGCCTCTGGCCTCGGCTGGCCCGActccggccccggccccggccccggccccggcgccggCCCCGGCGCCGgccccggctcctcccgggACCCGCCGAGGACACAGAcggcgcggccgctcccgccgcgtCCGCGGCCCCTTCCCCGGTCCGAGCTCTTCCGCTCGGCAGCGCGGCCCCCGCCCCCGAGCCGCCGGTGTCCCCTTCGAAAGAGGCAACATCTGGGGATACCCGGCCCGGGGCGGTTGAGGAGCAGCCGGGGGCCGTTTCTGGCCCCGGGCCGAGCGCTGACAGCCGCGTCTCGCCGGCAGGGAAGGCGCAGCAGGGCCTGACGGAGCGCTACCGG GTGGCCATCAAACGGGTGCCACGGAACCGCATCCGTCATTGGGGCGAGCTG CCCGACGGCACCAGCGCACCACTCGAGGTCGTGCTGCTGGACAAGGTGTCCACCGGCTTCCCTGGTGTGGTGCAGCTCCTCGAGTGGCTCGAGCTCCCCAACAACGTGGTGCTGGTGATGGAGCGGCCGGAGCACTCTGAGGACCTGCTTCATTTCATTCGAGCGCAGGGCTTCCTGTCCGAGGAGGTGGCACGGGAGCTGTTCCGCCAGGTCCTGGAGGCCGTGCGGCACTGCACCAGCTGCGGGGTCCTTCACAGGGACCTAAAACCAGAGAACATCCTGGTTGACCTGGCCACCGGCCAGGCCAAATTGATTGATTTTGGCTGCGGCACCCACCTGCAAGACACAGCCTACACCCGCTTTGCAG GAACACCATCGTACAGCCCACTGGAATGGAACCGTTTTGGCTGGTACTACGGCGAGGCAGCGACCGTCTGGTCCCTGGGCATCGTGCTGCACCAGATGGTCTGCGGGCAGCACCCGTTCCCGAAGGGCCGGAACATCAGCTGGGGCCAGCTGTCGCTCCCACAACGGCTCTCTCAAG ACTGCAAGGAGCTGATCAGATGGTGTCTGTCCCTGCACTCCTTGGACAGGCCCTCATTAGAAGACCTGTCCTGTGATCCTTGGCTGCAGCATATTCATCATCCGTAG
- the LOC116435678 gene encoding serine/threonine-protein kinase pim-1-like isoform X1, producing the protein MPGRAMRPARPRPRAGLRPPRPRASRRGLASARLLPYWRWRCWAGISACLLGSIASLWPRLARLRPRPRPRPRRRPRRRPRLLPGPAEDTDGAAAPAASAAPSPVRALPLGSAAPAPEPPVSPSKEATSGDTRPGAVEEQPGAVSGPGPSADSRVSPAGKAQQGLTERYRVGSLLGRGGFGSVFAATRLSDGAPVAIKRVPRNRIRHWGELPDGTSAPLEVVLLDKVSTGFPGVVQLLEWLELPNNVVLVMERPEHSEDLLHFIRAQGFLSEEVARELFRQVLEAVRHCTSCGVLHRDLKPENILVDLATGQAKLIDFGCGTHLQDTAYTRFAGTPSYSPLEWNRFGWYYGEAATVWSLGIVLHQMVCGQHPFPKGRNISWGQLSLPQRLSQDCKELIRWCLSLHSLDRPSLEDLSCDPWLQHIHHP; encoded by the exons ATGCCAGGCCGGGCCATgcgcccggcccgcccccggccccgggcggggctgcgccctccccgcccccgggcGTCCCGCCGCGGTCTCGCCTCCGCCCGGCTCTTGCCCTACTGGCGGTGGCGCTGCTGGGCGGGCATCAGTGCCTGCCTCTTGGGCAGCATTGCCAGCCTCTGGCCTCGGCTGGCCCGActccggccccggccccggccccggccccggcgccggCCCCGGCGCCGgccccggctcctcccgggACCCGCCGAGGACACAGAcggcgcggccgctcccgccgcgtCCGCGGCCCCTTCCCCGGTCCGAGCTCTTCCGCTCGGCAGCGCGGCCCCCGCCCCCGAGCCGCCGGTGTCCCCTTCGAAAGAGGCAACATCTGGGGATACCCGGCCCGGGGCGGTTGAGGAGCAGCCGGGGGCCGTTTCTGGCCCCGGGCCGAGCGCTGACAGCCGCGTCTCGCCGGCAGGGAAGGCGCAGCAGGGCCTGACGGAGCGCTACCGGGTGGGTTCGCTGCTGGGGCGCGGCGGCTTCGGCAGCGTCTTCGCGGCGACGCGGCTCTCGGACGGCGCCCCG GTGGCCATCAAACGGGTGCCACGGAACCGCATCCGTCATTGGGGCGAGCTG CCCGACGGCACCAGCGCACCACTCGAGGTCGTGCTGCTGGACAAGGTGTCCACCGGCTTCCCTGGTGTGGTGCAGCTCCTCGAGTGGCTCGAGCTCCCCAACAACGTGGTGCTGGTGATGGAGCGGCCGGAGCACTCTGAGGACCTGCTTCATTTCATTCGAGCGCAGGGCTTCCTGTCCGAGGAGGTGGCACGGGAGCTGTTCCGCCAGGTCCTGGAGGCCGTGCGGCACTGCACCAGCTGCGGGGTCCTTCACAGGGACCTAAAACCAGAGAACATCCTGGTTGACCTGGCCACCGGCCAGGCCAAATTGATTGATTTTGGCTGCGGCACCCACCTGCAAGACACAGCCTACACCCGCTTTGCAG GAACACCATCGTACAGCCCACTGGAATGGAACCGTTTTGGCTGGTACTACGGCGAGGCAGCGACCGTCTGGTCCCTGGGCATCGTGCTGCACCAGATGGTCTGCGGGCAGCACCCGTTCCCGAAGGGCCGGAACATCAGCTGGGGCCAGCTGTCGCTCCCACAACGGCTCTCTCAAG ACTGCAAGGAGCTGATCAGATGGTGTCTGTCCCTGCACTCCTTGGACAGGCCCTCATTAGAAGACCTGTCCTGTGATCCTTGGCTGCAGCATATTCATCATCCGTAG
- the LOC116435678 gene encoding serine/threonine-protein kinase pim-1-like isoform X2 encodes MPGRAMRPARPRPRAGLRPPRPRASRRGLASARLLPYWRWRCWAGISACLLGSIASLWPRLARLRPRPRPRPRRRPRRRPRLLPGPAEDTDGAAAPAASAAPSPVRALPLGSAAPAPEPPVSPSKEATSGDTRPGAVEEQPGAVSGPGPSADSRVSPAGKAQQGLTERYRVGSLLGRGGFGSVFAATRLSDGAPPDGTSAPLEVVLLDKVSTGFPGVVQLLEWLELPNNVVLVMERPEHSEDLLHFIRAQGFLSEEVARELFRQVLEAVRHCTSCGVLHRDLKPENILVDLATGQAKLIDFGCGTHLQDTAYTRFAGTPSYSPLEWNRFGWYYGEAATVWSLGIVLHQMVCGQHPFPKGRNISWGQLSLPQRLSQDCKELIRWCLSLHSLDRPSLEDLSCDPWLQHIHHP; translated from the exons ATGCCAGGCCGGGCCATgcgcccggcccgcccccggccccgggcggggctgcgccctccccgcccccgggcGTCCCGCCGCGGTCTCGCCTCCGCCCGGCTCTTGCCCTACTGGCGGTGGCGCTGCTGGGCGGGCATCAGTGCCTGCCTCTTGGGCAGCATTGCCAGCCTCTGGCCTCGGCTGGCCCGActccggccccggccccggccccggccccggcgccggCCCCGGCGCCGgccccggctcctcccgggACCCGCCGAGGACACAGAcggcgcggccgctcccgccgcgtCCGCGGCCCCTTCCCCGGTCCGAGCTCTTCCGCTCGGCAGCGCGGCCCCCGCCCCCGAGCCGCCGGTGTCCCCTTCGAAAGAGGCAACATCTGGGGATACCCGGCCCGGGGCGGTTGAGGAGCAGCCGGGGGCCGTTTCTGGCCCCGGGCCGAGCGCTGACAGCCGCGTCTCGCCGGCAGGGAAGGCGCAGCAGGGCCTGACGGAGCGCTACCGGGTGGGTTCGCTGCTGGGGCGCGGCGGCTTCGGCAGCGTCTTCGCGGCGACGCGGCTCTCGGACGGCGCCCCG CCCGACGGCACCAGCGCACCACTCGAGGTCGTGCTGCTGGACAAGGTGTCCACCGGCTTCCCTGGTGTGGTGCAGCTCCTCGAGTGGCTCGAGCTCCCCAACAACGTGGTGCTGGTGATGGAGCGGCCGGAGCACTCTGAGGACCTGCTTCATTTCATTCGAGCGCAGGGCTTCCTGTCCGAGGAGGTGGCACGGGAGCTGTTCCGCCAGGTCCTGGAGGCCGTGCGGCACTGCACCAGCTGCGGGGTCCTTCACAGGGACCTAAAACCAGAGAACATCCTGGTTGACCTGGCCACCGGCCAGGCCAAATTGATTGATTTTGGCTGCGGCACCCACCTGCAAGACACAGCCTACACCCGCTTTGCAG GAACACCATCGTACAGCCCACTGGAATGGAACCGTTTTGGCTGGTACTACGGCGAGGCAGCGACCGTCTGGTCCCTGGGCATCGTGCTGCACCAGATGGTCTGCGGGCAGCACCCGTTCCCGAAGGGCCGGAACATCAGCTGGGGCCAGCTGTCGCTCCCACAACGGCTCTCTCAAG ACTGCAAGGAGCTGATCAGATGGTGTCTGTCCCTGCACTCCTTGGACAGGCCCTCATTAGAAGACCTGTCCTGTGATCCTTGGCTGCAGCATATTCATCATCCGTAG